The stretch of DNA CCGCGCGGGCGGCGAGCCAGCATGCAGCCGACAGCGCGTTCAAGGCCCAGCCCGGCCGCCATCCCCACCGCATGGTCCATTATGGCAGCTATGCGATCCGCCCGGTCGGGCCGCTGGCGGCGTTCGACCCCGGCGTTGATGCCTTTACCGGCACCGTTCTCTATCTGGAGGGGCACCGGCAGAACAGCGCGACCTTCGGCGCGGCGCGCGAATCCTCGGGGCTGGTGCGGTTCGGCCAGCTGACGCCGGCCTTTGTGCTGCAGACGCTGGCACCGCTGCTGCTGGTGTTCCTGGGCTTTGCCGGCGTGGCGCGCGAGCGTGAGGGCGGGGGGCTGGTCACGCTCAGGGCGCATGGCGCGACCGCGATGCAGATCATCGCCGGCAAGGCGCTGGCGCTGGCGGTGGTCGCTCTTGCCGCCGCCGCCCCGGCGCTGGCCGGACTTGCGCTTGCCGCCGGCACCGCGCCGGCCGAAGCCGGCATCGCCGCGCTGATCGGGCTGGCCAGCCTTGCCTATCTGCTCGGCTGGGCGCTGGTGGTGACGGCGGTGTCGGCGCTCGCCCGCACCGCGCAGGGCGCGCTGATCGCGCTCATCGCGCTGTGGGCGGTCACCGTGATCCTGCTGCCGCGCGGGGCCGCCGCGCTTGCCGGGCTGGTCCACCCGCTTCCCGGCCGGGCCGAGACGGAGCTGGCGATCAACGCCGATCTGCGCCGGCTGGGCGACAGCCATAATCCCGACGATCCGTTCTTCGCCGCCTTCCGCGCGCGGCTGCTGCGCCAATATGGCGTCACGCGCATCGAGGATCTGCCGTTCAACTATCGCGGCGCGCTGTCGGCGGAGGGCGAGCGGCTGACCGCATCGCTGTTCGCCCGCTATGCGGCCCGGTCGGCGGGCATCCAGCGCGCTCAGCTGGCGCTGGTCGATGTCCTGTCCTGGGCCAGCCCGGCAATTGCGGTCAGGCGGCTGTCGATGCTTGGCGCGGCGACCGATCTCAACACCCATCTGGCGTTTCTCGATCAGGCCGAGGCGCATCGTTATCACATGGTCCAGCGATTGAACGCCATGCACACGACCCGCGTGTCTGCCGCCGACGATGCCCGCCGCAGCAGCGATGCCGAGGCCGAACGCCGGTCGCGCATCGCCGCCGCCAGCTGGCGCGAAATCCCGGATTTCGCCTTTGCGGCCCCCGATCCCGCGGCCCGGCGCGCGGCGATGGCCGCGCCGTTCGCCCGGCTGCTGGCCTGGCTGGGGGCGGCGCTGGCGCTGCTGCTGATCGCCGCGCGGCGGATGGAGGTGCGGGCATGATCGCCGATCTGCTCCGCGAGGCGCGGCTGCTGGCGCGCGACCGGCGCGCGCTGCTCGCCGTGCTGGCGCTGGCGGTGTTCGCGGCGGCGAGCCTTGCGCTCGGCCTTGCGACCGTCGCGCGCGAACGCGCTGCCATCGACCGCATGACCGCGCTTCAGCGGGCGGACGAAGCCGCAGTGATGCGCCACGCCGCCGATGCCGGGTCGGCCGCCTATTACACCTTCCACGCGACCTGGGACGCGCCGTCGGACCTTGCCTTCGCCGCGCTTGGCGGGCGGGACATCGCGCCCGCAATGCTGCGCATCCGTGCGCTCGCGCTCGAGGGACAGATTTACGAGAATGAGGCCGCAAATCCCGAACTCGCGCTGCCCGGGCGGTTCGATTTCGCTTTTGTCGTCATCTATTTGGCACCGCTGGTGATCTTTGCGCTGCTCCACGATCTGCGCTCTGGCGAGGGCGAGGCCGGGCGGCTGGCGCTGCTGCGCGCCCAGCCGGCGGCGCGGCGGCGGATCTGGGCGCCGCGCATCGCGCTGCGGCTTGCGCTGGTGCTGGCGGCGCTGCTGCTTCCCTTTGCGGTCGCGGCCATCTGGGCCGGCACCGCACCGGCCCGCGCGCTCGGCTTTGCCGGGCTGGTCGTGCTTGCCTGCCTGTTCTGGGGGCTGGTTGCGGTGCTGGTCGCCCGTATCGGCCTGCGTTCGTCGGTCAATGCGGCAAGCCTGGGCGCGATCTGGTTCGCCGCCACGCTGATCGTGCCCGCAGCGGCCAATATCGCGATCAATGGCGCCATCGCCGTTCCCGATGGCGCAGCGCTGGCACGGGCGAACCGCGAGGCCGTTCATGCCGGCTGGGACAAGCCGCGCGGCGAGACAATGGCGCGTTTCCTGGCGCTTTACCCCGCCTATCGCGGCACCGCCCCGTCGGCGCGGCCTTTCACTGGAAATGGTATTATGCCTTCCAGCATCTGGGGGATGTCGAGGTCGCGGCCACCGCGCGGGCCTATCGCGAGGGTATTGCGCGGCGCGAACGCGCGGCACGGACGCTGGGCTGGCTGCTGCCGCCGCTCGGCCTGCAACAGGCGCTGCACGATGTTGCCGGCACCGGCGTCGCCGGCCAGCTGGCCTATCAGGACCGCGTCCGCGCCTATCACCGGCGGCTGCGCGAGTTCTATTATCCCTATCTGTTTTCTGACCGGCCGTTCGGCCCGGCCGATTTCGCCCGCGCGCCGCGTTTCGGCTGAGCCTCAATCCGGTTGGCGCGGATTGGCCGGTGCGTGGGAAGGCTGGGAAGCGGTAGGCTGGGAAGGGGCAGGTTGGGGAGGCGGATGTGAAAGGCAGCGCCGCCGGTCTCTGCGCGGCGCGCGACGATGGTGCCGCCATGCGCCTCGATCACCGTGCGGCAGATCGCAAGCCCAAGGCCGGTGCCGTCATCCTTGGTCGTGCGGAACGGTTCGAACAGCCGCGCTTCGGCCTCTGGGGCAAGGCCCGGCCCGGTATCGGCGATGACGATCAGCAGATCCCCGCCCTCACGCCGGGCGCGGATCAGGATCCGCCGGTCGGCACAGCCGGCCATCGCGTCGCAGGCGTTGCGCAGGATGTTGCCGATCACCTGTTCGATCTGCAGCACGTCGCAGTCGATGCCGGTCGCATCCGCTGCAATGTCCAGCCCGAGCGCGACGCCGGCAGCGGTTTCGCGCATCCGCGTCTGTTCCCAGGCGGCGGCGACGATGTCGGGCAGCTGGCCAAGGCTGCGCGACACCTCGCCCGACAGCGTGAAGCGCCGCATCCGCCGGATGATCTCCGATGCCCGGCGCAGCGTGTCGGTGGCGTGCATGACAAGGGCCAGCGCATCGGCCCCGGCATCGGTTGCAGGGCCCGGATCCTGTGGTCCCGAACCCGCCGCGCCCCGGAGCCGTAGCCGCGCGGCGGCCAGATAATTGGCGGTCGAGGCGAGCGGCTGGTTGAGCTCATGGGCGAGGGTGGAGGCGAGCGCCCCCATGGCCGACAGGCGCGAGGCGCGCAGCGCGACCTGCTGGGCGGTGTCGCGGTCCGAATCGGCAAGTTTGCGGTCGGTGATGTCGAACAGCAGCCCGCCGATGCTGATCGGTGCGCCGCTGCGGTCGCGTTCGACCACCGACCCCTTGGCGCGCAGCCAGCGCGGCCCGTCGCGCGTCGTCGCGGCGCGATATTCGACGTCGAGCAGCGCCGGGCCGTCGCGCGACCAGAGCTGCTCGCATTCGCGCCTGACGCGGTCGCGGTCATCGGGGTGGACGGCCATGAAAAACGTCTCGGCGGTGCGCACGGCATTGGGCGGGCGGCCGAACAGCAGCCCGAACCCGTCCGATACATCAAACGCATGGGTGAGCAGATCCCATTGCCACACGCCAAAGCCGGCCGCAGTCATCGCCTGTGCCATGCGCTGTTCGCTGGTGCGCAGGGCGGTCAGCGCGCGCGCTTCGGCCAGCGCCTCGCCCAGCCGGTCGGCGATGGCGCGGCCGGTGGCGATTTCCGCCGCGCTCCACCCCCGCGGGCTGGTGTCGAGCGCGAACAGCAGCGCGCGGGCGGGCCGGCCCGGCATGGGCAGGAACAGCGCCGCAGCGATGCCCAGATCGGCAAGCCCGGCCAGAAAGGGCGAGGTGCGCCGCAGATCGCCGGCAGCAAGATCGGGAAGGGCGATGGCCTCATCGCCGCTGAGCGCATCGGCGAGCATCCGACCAAGCGTCGCGACCCGGCGGCGTTCGGCGGGCGGCGGTGGCCCCCCGGTCGTCCAGGCTGTGCGGACCAGCGCGACCGCCTGATCGGCATCGGTCTCGATCAGCCCGACCGTGCGGGCATCGAGGAAATGGCCGAGCACCGCGCCCGCCGCCGCCAGCGTTTCCCCCGGCTCGGGCTTGCGCGCGAACAGCTGTTCATGAAGCGCAAGCAG from Sphingomonas changnyeongensis encodes:
- a CDS encoding DUF3526 domain-containing protein, whose product is MATLILLSAIAALTSWRQMEVARAARAASQHAADSAFKAQPGRHPHRMVHYGSYAIRPVGPLAAFDPGVDAFTGTVLYLEGHRQNSATFGAARESSGLVRFGQLTPAFVLQTLAPLLLVFLGFAGVAREREGGGLVTLRAHGATAMQIIAGKALALAVVALAAAAPALAGLALAAGTAPAEAGIAALIGLASLAYLLGWALVVTAVSALARTAQGALIALIALWAVTVILLPRGAAALAGLVHPLPGRAETELAINADLRRLGDSHNPDDPFFAAFRARLLRQYGVTRIEDLPFNYRGALSAEGERLTASLFARYAARSAGIQRAQLALVDVLSWASPAIAVRRLSMLGAATDLNTHLAFLDQAEAHRYHMVQRLNAMHTTRVSAADDARRSSDAEAERRSRIAAASWREIPDFAFAAPDPAARRAAMAAPFARLLAWLGAALALLLIAARRMEVRA
- a CDS encoding DUF3526 domain-containing protein, whose protein sequence is MGDVEVAATARAYREGIARRERAARTLGWLLPPLGLQQALHDVAGTGVAGQLAYQDRVRAYHRRLREFYYPYLFSDRPFGPADFARAPRFG
- a CDS encoding ATP-binding protein, with the translated sequence MQGSDENDGPRDPAAAHAAAGALALRALDAAEEAVWDWDVTGDRISPSGGWPGCYALPRDGIGVLDWRAHVHQQDHAELRDWAIRLVKGIDRCSGAEIRLRTPDGGWRWVLLRGRVTARDAAGRALRALGTAGRIDARKEDERRRAALLALHEQLFARKPEPGETLAAAGAVLGHFLDARTVGLIETDADQAVALVRTAWTTGGPPPPAERRRVATLGRMLADALSGDEAIALPDLAAGDLRRTSPFLAGLADLGIAAALFLPMPGRPARALLFALDTSPRGWSAAEIATGRAIADRLGEALAEARALTALRTSEQRMAQAMTAAGFGVWQWDLLTHAFDVSDGFGLLFGRPPNAVRTAETFFMAVHPDDRDRVRRECEQLWSRDGPALLDVEYRAATTRDGPRWLRAKGSVVERDRSGAPISIGGLLFDITDRKLADSDRDTAQQVALRASRLSAMGALASTLAHELNQPLASTANYLAAARLRLRGAAGSGPQDPGPATDAGADALALVMHATDTLRRASEIIRRMRRFTLSGEVSRSLGQLPDIVAAAWEQTRMRETAAGVALGLDIAADATGIDCDVLQIEQVIGNILRNACDAMAGCADRRILIRARREGGDLLIVIADTGPGLAPEAEARLFEPFRTTKDDGTGLGLAICRTVIEAHGGTIVARRAETGGAAFHIRLPNLPLPSLPLPSLPTHRPIRANRIEAQPKRGARAKSAGPNGRSENR